The DNA segment CGTGGATGGAGCCGGTGGTGCGCTCCATGAGGTCCAGCACGATGTCGAGGTAGTGCTGCAGCGCCTCGGCGGACTGCAGTCGACGCGCAATCGCCGCCAGCGTTTGCAGGAAGGGGGCGATGGCCTGGCCGTTGGGCGACTTCTGTATGTGCCGGACCAGCGTCATCACCGCCGGCAGGGTTTCCTCGCCGACGTTTTGCGCGGTTGCGGGCCAGGCCTCCAGAAAGGCCAGAAGGGGCTCGACGCCACGTCCCAGCTTGCCGATGCTGCGCCCGGCTTCGAGGTAGGCGTCGACGCCTGCGGGCGAAAGCACCGCGAGCGCCTCCTGCAGGCAGCCCTCGAACACTTCGTTTACTTGAGGGAAGCGCGTGTCGAGGCGTGCTCGGTAGGCCTGCGTCGCTGACTGCAGTTGTGCACTGTCGCGGTCCACGGCCGGGCCTTACGCGAAGATTGCGTCGATGGCGTTGTCCAGGGTATCGCGGATGTCTGCGTCATCGGTGATCGGCCGCACCAGTGCCATGCGGCAGGCGTCGCCCGCATCGACGCCGTCGTTGATCAATTTTGCGGCGTATACCAGCAGGCGTGTGGAAATGCCCTCGTCAAGGCCATGTCCCTTGAGGTTGCGCGCAGCCAGGCCGACCTTCACCAGCCTGCCGGCCAGTTCCGCGGCGATGCCGGCCTCGCGGGCCAGAATGGCGGTTTCCAACTCGGCATCGGGGTAGTCGAAATCGAACGCGGCGAAGCGCTGCTTGGTGGACTGCTTGAGATCCTTCATTAGCGACTGGTAGCCGGGGTTGTAGGAGATCACCAGCTGAAAGTCGGGGTGCGCCACGATCAGCTCGCCCTTCTTGTCGAGCGGCAGGGTGCGGCGATGGTCGGTGAGCGGGTGGATCACCACGGTGGTGTCCTGACGGGCCTCGACGACCTCGTCCAGATAGCAGATTGCACCGATGCGCGCGGCGGTGGTGAGCGGGCCGTCGATCCAGCGGGTGCCGTCCGCCTCCAGCAGATAGCGGCCGACGAGGTCGGACGCGGTCATGTCCTCGTTGCAGGCGACGGTGATCAGCGGCCGGTCGAGCTTCCACGCCATGTATTCGATGAAGCGCGATTTGCCGCAGCCGGTGGGACCCTTGACCATGACCGGCAATCGGTTGCGGTAGGCCGCCTCGTAAAGCTGCACTTCCCGGCCCTGGGGCTGGTAATAGGGCTCCTGCCGGATCAGATACTGTTGCACGTCGATCGTCATGACCGCCCTCCATCGAGAAACCGGTCGCCCCGCCTGCGGGGCTTCCGGGGGAAACGCCCTCGGCGAACCGGGGGCGTGCCGCGTTTGGTGCGCGACTTATTTGTGCGCGCTGAGCTTGTCGCGCCAACCGGGGTACAGCTGGTCGGCGTCGCCCGGGAAGGATTCGAAGGCGCGGGCGAACTCGTTGTGCTCTTTGGCCCACTCAATCGGGTCGGCGCCGGCCTTCCAACACTCGTAGGCCTGGCGTAGCGACTTGGCGCCGGCTGCCGGGGAATCGATGTGGCCATAGGCGCCACCGCCGGCGGTGTTGATCACGTTGCCGTGGCCTAGGTTCTCGAAGAAGCCGGGCAGGCGCAGCGCGTTCATGCCGCCGGAGATGATCGGTGTAGTGGGCTTCATGCCGTACCACTTCTGGTAGTAGACCGGGCCCTGGCTCTCGTCGC comes from the Acidihalobacter yilgarnensis genome and includes:
- a CDS encoding CbbQ/NirQ/NorQ/GpvN family protein: MTIDVQQYLIRQEPYYQPQGREVQLYEAAYRNRLPVMVKGPTGCGKSRFIEYMAWKLDRPLITVACNEDMTASDLVGRYLLEADGTRWIDGPLTTAARIGAICYLDEVVEARQDTTVVIHPLTDHRRTLPLDKKGELIVAHPDFQLVISYNPGYQSLMKDLKQSTKQRFAAFDFDYPDAELETAILAREAGIAAELAGRLVKVGLAARNLKGHGLDEGISTRLLVYAAKLINDGVDAGDACRMALVRPITDDADIRDTLDNAIDAIFA